The Lathyrus oleraceus cultivar Zhongwan6 chromosome 5, CAAS_Psat_ZW6_1.0, whole genome shotgun sequence genome includes the window TTGACTACATGAAACAACCGAAATAGAATTCGGTATAAAGGAAGATGTTGACATGGTCTGACttcaaaacataaacataatCTTGATATATATAATGAacataaaattaaaaataaataaaaatataaacaTAATGATATATGAAGTTATGAACAGAAacataaatataaatataaaaaataaaattatagaCATAAATAGACATATGAAGTTATGAacataaatataaatataaaCATAATAAACATAAACATATACATATGAAGTTATGAACATAAGAAATATATGAAGGTAAACAAAAACATAAATATAATAAACATAAGAAAtataaacataaaaaaaaaaaaacttacaAAGTTAAAATATTTTTGAAGAATAGGAGAGAGTGCGCCGGAGGAGAGTGCAACCGAAGATGGAGCAGTGAGGGAACTAAGAGATGGAAAAGTGTGAAGAAAGGAAGAGAGGAGGCTAGGACAAAGTAAGGAAGAAGGTGCTGTTGCAAGTGAAAGAGAAAAACAGAAAAAATagtaattttgtaaaaaaaaaaacagTGGTGACCCGCTCCGCCCCGGGTGCGCGACGCGACCCGGGATCTCGCCGGAATCGGCCGCAATCCGTGTGCCCGAAACGCTCCCCATTACACGTGCGGGGAGGGGCCGCTCCGGCCGGACCGCCCGGAATCGCGCCGGGAGCGACCGCTTTTGATAACTCTGTCTATACCTTATATAGCAAAGCCACATATTCTACAACACTTGCATGTAACTTATAAACAATCACACAAAATATTATCAAGAAAGACAcaaataacaacaataataaccaaATTCATTGCATTGTATTTCTGGAAAACTTACATAGCATCAAGACAATGATTCAGTGGAATTAATATCCCACTAACAAAACTCATATGCTATAGTACTTACACAAGTTCAAAATTCATATGCGACTAGCCACATCCTTATTTAATACAAGTTATAAAGTCTAATCAAATAAAATGATGATCCATCTATAGATGACTGTGAAAAATCCTGATTGATATGGTCTGATTCTAACTCAACATTACTTATGCGAAACTGTATCCAAAAAGAATTGTCATCTTCTAATCCGAATCTTCTGAGTTTTATCCTTATCAACAACAAAATATAAAATTGGGTAAGCAGATGAAATATAAGTACACTCAAATAATATATTTGAATTCTTTATTGAATTTGCAAATAAAAACTATTTTATGTTGCCTTTTTAGCTCCCTTAAATGTTTTAGGAAGAAGGTTTGTTTCTATCTCACTATCCTAACACTGAACTAAATCAAGAAAAAAAGTGTAAATATTCTAATTAACAAGGAAGAAGAGTCACCTGAATTTCTTTTAGGCTTGGAACAGTTTTGGGGCAGTTAGATATGCGGAATTGTAGAAGTTTTACGGCATGTAACTTATAACCATGACAGATGTCTACAAAATTCGGTAGCCCATACAATACTACATTTGTCAAGTTTGGAAGCACAACCTCCATTTCCCTGATAATATCGTCTCCTCCGGGACCATGTCTAAATACCTCTTCAACTTGAGTACAGCTTATTATATCAAGCTTGCTTAGTTGTGGAAGCATTCTGACCATAGCAAAAGAGAAAAGGCTTTTCAACATGTCGCAGTTATAGATTTTTATAATATTTAGCTTTGGAAAAAAAACTTCAGCACTGGGAAGCCGCACAAATTCTTCATTTGCTGCAACAATTTGTTGCAATTCTTGACAACTGTATATGATAAGTTCAACCAACTCTGGTAGGCTTCTATGTGTTTCCATGGAGAACAAACATTTCAATTTTGAACAACTATTTATGTTTATTGTCCTCAGAGACTGAGATGGCCACTGTGCTTGACAATTCTCTGGACACATCCCAATGAAATTATCAAGACCAAGGAGTTTGAGAGATTCCAAATGAGGAAGCATGACGAGGTTCTTGTATTGATGAAATGGAAGGTGTTCGTCACCAGATTCACCAAACACATATTTCAGATTAAGAGATGTTTTTATTTCCATCTTTTGCAATCCTGTAAGTCCTTCAACATAACAAGTTGGGAATAACGACTCTAAACTTCCACAACTGGCAATTCCAACTTCTTTTAGATTGGTCATCAGAAAATGAGAATTCATTGAAGTTGGAATAATTTCTTCACTTGTATTACCGCCATCATGTTCGATTCCACTTGCAGCAATTATATGCTTCAATTCATTGCAACCTCTTATTCTTAGTTCTTCTAGTTGCCGCAGACTTTGAGCAACAGATGCTGAGAAAAGTACTTCATCGGTCCTGCAACGGTCTATCCTGAGGATCTTAAGATTTCCTAACTTACATTCCCTAGGAAAAATGTTCTGTAACTGCTTGCAAAATTGTAAATCAAGTATTTCTAGTTTCTTGAAGTAGCGCAGTACTTCCAGAGGTGAACCTAGACACAATGCTGTCAAGTTTATCAAATGCCGAAGGTTTAACTCGACCAAGTTGGGAATCAAATCAGCTTCCTTGAAATCATAGTTTGCATCGAAGATGCATTCGATCTCTTTGCAAATTTCTAGATGGAGAGAGGTCAAATTATTCATGCCTCCCACAATTCCAACCATATCTGGGATGACATTTTTACATCCTCCACGGAGGCCTGTCAAAGAAATAGTTTTACCCATTTGCAGAATTGTTTTTTCAAATGCCTTCAAATTTGAGATATTACAATATTTTAATTTCAGTGTGATTTGATCACTAAATTTAAACTTTTGTAAATTTGGGAGAATGCCAATATCCATAGCAATATCAGAAACATAGTCTTCTGGGTAGCATGCTGAAGCATATAATTCCTCTAGTTGTGAACATTTTCCTATTGCTCCATTATAGAACCTTTCAAAAATATGACATTCTGACAAATCTAGCAGCCTTAAGCTTAAGAGTTTTCCTATTTCAGTAGGAAGTCCGTCCAACTTACAACGTCGCAAGTCAAGAATTTCAAGTCTTATTAAGTTAGCTATGAAAGATATGTCACCAAGCTCCAATCCATTTAAGCGCAAAGTTCGAACATTTCTCAAGAATTGGATTGAGGGAGGTAGTGATAACGGTACTATTTTGTAGTTGATGGTTAGAGAAAAAACCTCAAGCCCTTGTATTCCTTCAAATGTCAAATGTAATAAATCCAACGAATTGAATGACCCATGAGCACTTATATTTAGCAATAGAATTTTAAGATTTGGAGCATGCAGTTGACAGAAAGAGGGACTTTCATTATACCACCATGAGGATACTGCAAAACAGTCTCTTATCTTGTTGTCCTCTGCCACAGTGCTAAGTGGTTTGTCCACATTTACCAATATTTTGTGATTCTTTGATCCATTTGCAATCCATAAGGCTGCATCACGAACCACGTCATGCATCTTCACGGAACCTCGCATCAGCAAATATGATTCTAAAAGTTGGTTGATGTTTGCTTCAAATAAGCTTCTTCTTGTCTGTAACGATAATCTTTCTTCCACACTCAGTCCAACCGCATACCTCAACAAATCTTCTATTGGGATGTGATAGTCTTCGGGAAAAAGAGAGCACACAAGAAAGAGTTGTTTTGTTTCCGGCCTTAGCAAATAACCAAAGCATAATTTAAGGCAGCTAAAAGTAGAAGTCACTTCTCCTTCATCATTAGATGCCTTTGAATCCCTCAACTTCTTTAACGCCCGACGCCATTCACTTTCAGGCCTTCCTTTCAATGACGATGCCACCGTTTTGATTGTTAGGGGAAGTCTTTCGCATTCATTGCAGATTTCCTGGGGCAAATTTTTGGAGTGTATATCATCAActtttgcaaatttttggaaGAAAGTCCAAGATTCACCTTCAGACAAGAGCTCCAAATGAGTCATCTTTTGACATTCCATTGATGTACAGATACGCTCGTTATGAGTGGTTATGAGGATCTTCCAAGTTCGCTTGTTAACACTGTCTAATCGAATTCCTATATCCATCAAATGAAAATCTCTCCATAGATCGTCTACTATTATAAGAATTCGATTCTTTTCTTTTAAACACAACCATAAACGTTGTGCTCTTCCCTCTTCACTTTCTTCCCCCAATCTCACGTTTAACATATCTGCAAATTTTCCTTGAATGCCTCTAATATTTGGAGTTTGAGACACTCTGATTGATATAACCTTATCAAACATATCCAATTCCTCAGCCTTTTTGCCAACTTCTGTTACAAGGGCTGTTTTGCCAGATCCACCCTCTCCATGCACTCCAATTATAGAGATGCGATCATCCTCAAGTGCCTCCCAGATTTGACTATAAGCCATTTTTGTTGATTCAAAATAAATGAAGTCTTCAGATGACTGATACTGAATACCTGGTAGTGGAGCAAGATGAGAAAATGGATTAATATTGTTGCTTTTGCCTTTGAATTTCTCCATTGCCTCTATCTTCTTTACCATTTCCTTGCATAATAGATACCGATTACACGTTGGAAACCATCCTTGAAAACAATTGAGGTCTGTCTCTGTCCTTTGTACAAGAGCCTCCGCTTCTTTAAGGAGATTCTCCACATCATTCAACCATTTCTCCACTGGTTTTTCAATTACTTCAGTTCTTTCCTTTGCTTGTGCAACACGAGTCTGCAAGTTGTGTCTTTCAGACGACAACCCCTCTCTTTCATTCTCAAGAAGATCGATTACATTATTAACACAAAGAAGGTATTGAATTTCGCGAATCACTGGTCCCGCCAAATATTTACCCACATTACTTGCAATGGTAATAACAATATTTGCCATAATTTAAGACAGCCTGTTAAGAAAATCATGTACACAATTGATTCAAAAATCATCAACATGATATGTATGGTTTGGCCAACTAGTTTCTTGATGACAAATCAACATCTCAATATTTGCCATGCACGAGATTGGTGCAAATATTAACTTTCTCGAATAAAAATTCAACAAATCTAGTCAAGTTTTAGTGTCACATTGAAAAGGCTAATAATTTAGAACAAAAAACTTATTTTGGGATTGATGAAAAATGTAAAAAAGCCAAGTTTGTGTTTGGCATCAATTGTCAAATTTAAGCAATAGGATTGAGTCTAGTTTGGACATAAACGGATTAATTTGACCATATGATATATAATTAATACATATTCAGAATGGAAAAGCATCAGTTGGAAAATACATACCTTATCTCAAGAAGTATATGCACTCTGAGATGAGCTCGGTTGGAAATAACAGATTGAGAGAAGGATCCGTGTGCTTGCACTTTAGTTAGTCTTTTAACACAATCACATAATAAAGTTCTGCTTACACATTTTATGGTTTGGTCAACTATTTGTTTCTTCTTTCCTCTCGCCTAATACCTCTACTCAATATTTTTAATACATGTGGTGATAGTTGACTATATTAATATTGATTTATATAATGACAGTGCTTTAGTGTGTTTTGTTGTTTATTTATTGTTCAGTCACAActaaaatattaacattaaatgGTAGTGCAAGTCATGTTTCTGCTGTATTGTGAATTAATTAGGGGCTACCAACAAGATATCATAAATTTAATCCAAAATCATATTGTTTTAAGATGTTGCTTGCTGCTTTAAGAAATTTCTTGCAGAAGAAGTGAATTTGTAAATCTTAAGTTATAGTTGTCACATCTTAGTTATGATTCCCTTTATTTTTTAGCACCgatttaatatatatattatataattgTCCGATCATTTTCAACAATACTATAATTTAATCATAACTACTCTTAAAGTTATATATTAATGATTGTGACATATTGATAACAGAAACTCAAAAACATAAACAGTTGAATATCTCATCTCCTCTGAGATGTTAAAACATAGCTGTAATCGTATGGATATCTT containing:
- the LOC127084872 gene encoding probable disease resistance protein At4g27220 — encoded protein: MANIVITIASNVGKYLAGPVIREIQYLLCVNNVIDLLENEREGLSSERHNLQTRVAQAKERTEVIEKPVEKWLNDVENLLKEAEALVQRTETDLNCFQGWFPTCNRYLLCKEMVKKIEAMEKFKGKSNNINPFSHLAPLPGIQYQSSEDFIYFESTKMAYSQIWEALEDDRISIIGVHGEGGSGKTALVTEVGKKAEELDMFDKVISIRVSQTPNIRGIQGKFADMLNVRLGEESEEGRAQRLWLCLKEKNRILIIVDDLWRDFHLMDIGIRLDSVNKRTWKILITTHNERICTSMECQKMTHLELLSEGESWTFFQKFAKVDDIHSKNLPQEICNECERLPLTIKTVASSLKGRPESEWRRALKKLRDSKASNDEGEVTSTFSCLKLCFGYLLRPETKQLFLVCSLFPEDYHIPIEDLLRYAVGLSVEERLSLQTRRSLFEANINQLLESYLLMRGSVKMHDVVRDAALWIANGSKNHKILVNVDKPLSTVAEDNKIRDCFAVSSWWYNESPSFCQLHAPNLKILLLNISAHGSFNSLDLLHLTFEGIQGLEVFSLTINYKIVPLSLPPSIQFLRNVRTLRLNGLELGDISFIANLIRLEILDLRRCKLDGLPTEIGKLLSLRLLDLSECHIFERFYNGAIGKCSQLEELYASACYPEDYVSDIAMDIGILPNLQKFKFSDQITLKLKYCNISNLKAFEKTILQMGKTISLTGLRGGCKNVIPDMVGIVGGMNNLTSLHLEICKEIECIFDANYDFKEADLIPNLVELNLRHLINLTALCLGSPLEVLRYFKKLEILDLQFCKQLQNIFPRECKLGNLKILRIDRCRTDEVLFSASVAQSLRQLEELRIRGCNELKHIIAASGIEHDGGNTSEEIIPTSMNSHFLMTNLKEVGIASCGSLESLFPTCYVEGLTGLQKMEIKTSLNLKYVFGESGDEHLPFHQYKNLVMLPHLESLKLLGLDNFIGMCPENCQAQWPSQSLRTININSCSKLKCLFSMETHRSLPELVELIIYSCQELQQIVAANEEFVRLPSAEVFFPKLNIIKIYNCDMLKSLFSFAMVRMLPQLSKLDIISCTQVEEVFRHGPGGDDIIREMEVVLPNLTNVVLYGLPNFVDICHGYKLHAVKLLQFRISNCPKTVPSLKEIQDKTQKIRIRR